Part of the Thermodesulfobacteriota bacterium genome, TCTTCGGCGCGTCCGTGCCCCTCATGCGCCTGCTCATCGTGGGGGCGTCGGTGGTGCTCATGGGGGCGCTCTACCTCTTCATCCAGCGCACCCGCATCGGCACAGCGATTCGCGCGGCGGCCATCGACCAGGGCGCGGCGCGCCTCATGGGCATCGACGTGGACCGGGTGATCCTGATCGTCTTCCTCCTGGGCCCGGCCCTGGGCGGGGCGGCGGGCCTCATGGTGGGGCTCTACTACGGGCAGATCAACTTCACCATGGGGTGGGTCTACGGCCTCAAAGCGTTTACCGCGGCCATCCTGGGGGGCATCGGGAACATCCCCGGCGCCATGGTGGGGGGGCTGCTCCTGGGGGTCATCGAGGCCCTGGGGGCGGCCTACGTCTCCATGGCCTGGAAGGATGCCATCGCGTTCCTGGTGCTGATCGGCATCCTCATCGTCCGGCCCACGGGGCTCCTGGGCGAGCGGGTGGCGGAAAAGGTCTGATGCGCCCGGCCGTCCTGGTCTATGGGGCAGCCGCCGTCCTGCTGGCCACCTGCCCCCTCTACCTCAACGCCTACTGGGTGGACGTGCTCAACAGCGTGGGG contains:
- a CDS encoding branched-chain amino acid ABC transporter permease, with translation MEQFLQQLTNGLAVGGIYALIALGYTMVYGVLRLINFAHGDLFTLGAYLGMTLLVSLGLRDGLGPVLGVAVLAVMVMGLVGLVGALLERTAYRPLRESPRLSAVVSALGASIFLQNAIMLVYGARFQVYPQDVLPRVAVTVFGASVPLMRLLIVGASVVLMGALYLFIQRTRIGTAIRAAAIDQGAARLMGIDVDRVILIVFLLGPALGGAAGLMVGLYYGQINFTMGWVYGLKAFTAAILGGIGNIPGAMVGGLLLGVIEALGAAYVSMAWKDAIAFLVLIGILIVRPTGLLGERVAEKV